The Ruania alba genome window below encodes:
- a CDS encoding DUF5819 family protein, whose translation MTPLKRVIVVVAVLFTAWHVFATFLWIAPASGLRQVVPGELLRDYMIPMHGQSWSVFAPEPINGDYRLQVRATLNRDGEEIETEWVDATAAELDMITHNLFPPRAAISANQVAGTFRGAYLDLNDEQEEIAALGYYSGDDWRQRLESALRSHGNAGAVAEYLQAEELANAYATQAAYAMWGEDVVLVQFVISRQNVVPYGQRNDPDAERPAVQPYVTGWRGLIEYPGQSRERFAEIFRPAVEESTR comes from the coding sequence ATGACGCCCCTCAAGCGGGTCATCGTTGTCGTGGCTGTCCTGTTCACCGCGTGGCACGTGTTCGCCACATTCCTCTGGATTGCACCTGCCTCTGGACTCCGGCAGGTGGTCCCGGGTGAGTTGTTGCGTGACTATATGATCCCGATGCACGGGCAGAGTTGGAGTGTCTTCGCCCCAGAGCCGATCAACGGTGACTACCGCCTTCAGGTCCGTGCCACCCTCAACCGGGACGGTGAGGAGATCGAGACCGAATGGGTCGACGCGACAGCAGCCGAGCTCGACATGATCACTCACAACCTCTTTCCGCCCCGTGCAGCGATCAGTGCCAACCAAGTCGCCGGTACGTTCCGGGGGGCCTATCTCGACCTCAACGATGAGCAGGAGGAGATCGCGGCGCTCGGCTACTACAGCGGCGACGACTGGCGTCAGCGTCTGGAGTCGGCTCTCCGCTCGCATGGCAATGCCGGCGCGGTTGCCGAGTACCTGCAAGCCGAGGAGCTCGCCAACGCGTACGCCACGCAGGCGGCTTACGCGATGTGGGGCGAGGACGTCGTGTTGGTGCAGTTCGTCATCAGCCGCCAGAACGTGGTGCCGTACGGGCAGCGCAACGATCCCGACGCCGAACGCCCCGCTGTCCAGCCGTATGTCACCGGTTGGCGTGGTCTCATCGAGTACCCGGGCCAATCGCGGGAACGGTTCGCGGAGATCTTTCGCCCGGCGGTCGAGGAGTCGACCCGATGA
- a CDS encoding HTTM domain-containing protein, with protein MSSRARTLARTSTRAAGALLADLYGAVSSLVNRTLAWTENWLVGAKHARYGLAVTRILLGLTALGLLISNWRTRYYAFGSGSVWNGEAAQPLSDFPQIPLFSIFHRVALNDWSFTILYLALAWLAILVILGWRMKIVLPIFFVAWTSFIEMNDTLGDQGDNMFRITVLALLFADTAGRWSLDARRRADVEKETGPWLRRVWNGEPWVPAWLTNLSHNLVLVAVTAHVCFVYASGALFKAGGAPWQHGYAIYNPLQTVRFGSWPELTDVLTAWAPVVTIISWSSIILQMCFPMMLLWRPTRVIGLFGITSFHVGIAVLMGLPWFSLAMIAIDAIFIRDVTWRYISDRIGGAWRNARADVEGSPRKRRPDRERPSDRAPAAEHISASG; from the coding sequence ATGAGTTCGCGCGCCCGCACCCTCGCCCGTACCAGCACCCGCGCCGCGGGGGCTCTTCTCGCAGATCTCTACGGCGCAGTCTCGTCCTTGGTGAACCGTACGCTGGCGTGGACCGAGAACTGGCTCGTCGGCGCCAAGCACGCCAGGTACGGACTTGCCGTGACGCGGATACTGCTCGGGCTGACGGCACTCGGCCTGCTGATTTCCAACTGGCGGACCCGTTACTACGCCTTCGGTAGTGGCTCGGTGTGGAACGGCGAGGCAGCCCAACCTCTGAGCGATTTTCCTCAGATCCCCCTGTTCAGCATCTTCCATCGGGTGGCGCTGAACGACTGGTCCTTCACCATCCTCTACCTCGCCCTTGCATGGCTTGCCATCCTGGTCATCTTGGGCTGGCGGATGAAGATTGTGCTGCCGATCTTTTTCGTGGCGTGGACGTCGTTCATCGAGATGAACGACACACTGGGCGACCAGGGTGACAACATGTTCCGCATCACCGTGCTGGCGTTGCTGTTCGCCGACACCGCCGGGAGATGGTCCCTGGATGCCCGTCGGCGTGCTGACGTCGAGAAGGAGACCGGTCCCTGGTTGCGGCGAGTGTGGAACGGTGAGCCGTGGGTGCCCGCGTGGTTGACGAACCTGTCCCACAACCTGGTTCTGGTCGCTGTCACGGCGCACGTGTGCTTCGTGTATGCCTCCGGTGCCCTGTTCAAGGCCGGTGGTGCGCCGTGGCAGCACGGGTACGCCATCTACAACCCGCTGCAGACGGTGCGTTTCGGATCCTGGCCGGAGCTGACCGATGTGCTCACCGCCTGGGCGCCGGTCGTCACGATCATCTCGTGGAGCTCGATCATCCTGCAGATGTGCTTCCCGATGATGCTGCTGTGGCGCCCCACCCGGGTGATCGGATTGTTTGGGATCACCTCCTTCCACGTGGGGATCGCCGTGCTGATGGGGCTGCCGTGGTTCTCCCTGGCGATGATCGCCATCGACGCGATCTTCATTCGCGACGTCACCTGGCGGTACATCTCCGACCGGATCGGTGGCGCCTGGCGGAACGCGCGCGCGGACGTGGAGGGCTCACCCAGGAAGCGGAGACCGGACCGAGAACGCCCCTCCGATCGCGCGCCTGCTGCCGAGCACATCTCGGCCTCCGGCTGA
- a CDS encoding phytoene desaturase family protein has product MGRTSTDVVVIGSGPNGLTAAVTLARAGLEVTVLEAQTVPGGGARTLDSPLADGVRHDVCSAVHALALASPAFREFDFAARGVQLISPETSYAQPLDGGRAAIAYRSLGRTVAELGTDGPAWHRLFGPLVENAEMLTALALGNRRELPEGALSARGLGAMAAAAARLVEQGSPAWNLRFTDDLAPALFTGVAAHAISTLPSPAAAGTSIMLATLAHTVGWPIPVGGSGALTAALIADLEAHGGRVVTDHEVTAWHELPRARAYLADLSPAALVRIWGDRMRPSVRDALARFRYGDAAAKVDFVLSGPVPWADERVGGAGTVHVGGLREEMAFAEAEVAAGRVPERPMILFSDPTIADPAREVGGLRPGWAYTHVPAWSGADVTEAVTAQIERFAPGFRDVVVSARCTPANQMPEHNASYIGGDIASGALSVWQMAARPRPTLDPYATSIPGVYLCSQSTPPGPGVHGMAGWHAARRALTQRFSLPTPSLAPR; this is encoded by the coding sequence ATGGGACGAACCAGCACGGACGTCGTCGTGATCGGTTCCGGACCGAACGGGCTGACCGCTGCGGTGACGCTCGCCCGCGCCGGGCTCGAGGTGACGGTGCTGGAAGCGCAGACCGTGCCCGGCGGTGGTGCGCGCACTCTCGACTCGCCCCTGGCCGACGGGGTTCGCCACGACGTCTGCTCGGCCGTGCATGCCCTGGCCCTGGCCAGCCCGGCCTTCCGTGAGTTCGATTTCGCCGCCCGCGGCGTGCAGCTGATCAGCCCGGAGACCTCCTACGCCCAACCCCTCGACGGCGGTCGTGCCGCCATTGCGTATCGCTCGCTCGGGCGGACCGTGGCCGAGCTCGGCACCGACGGGCCCGCCTGGCACCGGCTCTTCGGACCGCTCGTGGAGAACGCGGAGATGCTCACCGCGCTCGCGCTCGGGAACCGGCGCGAGCTGCCCGAGGGTGCACTGAGTGCCCGCGGGCTGGGTGCCATGGCTGCCGCTGCCGCACGCTTGGTGGAACAGGGCAGCCCCGCGTGGAACCTGCGCTTCACCGACGACCTCGCCCCGGCGCTGTTCACCGGTGTGGCCGCGCACGCGATCTCGACCCTGCCGAGCCCGGCCGCGGCCGGCACCTCGATCATGCTTGCCACGCTGGCGCACACGGTCGGGTGGCCCATCCCCGTGGGTGGGTCCGGGGCTCTGACGGCGGCCCTCATCGCTGATCTGGAAGCGCACGGTGGTCGCGTGGTCACCGACCATGAGGTGACTGCCTGGCACGAGCTGCCTCGTGCCCGCGCCTACCTCGCCGACCTCTCCCCGGCCGCCTTGGTGCGCATCTGGGGGGACCGGATGCGCCCGTCGGTGCGGGATGCGCTGGCCCGGTTCCGGTACGGCGATGCCGCCGCGAAGGTGGATTTCGTACTGTCCGGCCCGGTGCCCTGGGCGGACGAACGCGTCGGCGGCGCCGGTACGGTGCACGTGGGCGGGCTGCGGGAGGAGATGGCCTTTGCCGAGGCAGAGGTGGCCGCCGGCCGGGTGCCCGAACGCCCGATGATCCTGTTCTCCGACCCCACCATTGCCGACCCGGCGCGGGAGGTCGGGGGACTGCGCCCGGGATGGGCGTACACCCACGTGCCGGCATGGAGCGGCGCAGACGTGACGGAGGCCGTGACCGCACAGATCGAACGCTTCGCACCCGGCTTCCGGGACGTCGTCGTGAGCGCGCGGTGCACGCCCGCGAACCAGATGCCGGAGCACAATGCGAGCTATATCGGCGGTGACATCGCCTCCGGTGCCCTCTCGGTATGGCAGATGGCCGCCCGGCCGCGGCCCACGCTCGACCCGTACGCGACCTCGATCCCGGGTGTGTACCTGTGCTCGCAGTCAACACCGCCCGGGCCGGGTGTGCATGGCATGGCGGGCTGGCACGCCGCCCGCCGTGCGCTCACGCAACGCTTCTCCCTCCCCACCCCCTCCCTCGCCCCACGCTGA
- the groL gene encoding chaperonin GroEL (60 kDa chaperone family; promotes refolding of misfolded polypeptides especially under stressful conditions; forms two stacked rings of heptamers to form a barrel-shaped 14mer; ends can be capped by GroES; misfolded proteins enter the barrel where they are refolded when GroES binds), with protein sequence MAKQIAFNEEARRGMERGLNTLADTVKVTLGPKGRNVVLEKKWGAPTITNDGVSIAKEIELEEPYEKIGAELVKEVAKKTDDVAGDGTTTATVLAQALVREGLRNVVAGANPIALKRGIEKAVEAVTAQLLTSATEVETKEQIAATAGISAGDPQIGELIAEALDKVGKEGVITVEESNALGLELELTEGMRFDKGYLSAYFVTDQDRQEAVLEDAYVLLVESKIANVKDMLPLLEKVIQSGKQLLIIAEDVEGEALATLVLNKIRGTFKSVAVKAPGFGDRRKAMLNDIAILTGGQVVSETVGLKLDNVGLEVLGTARQVVVTKDETTIVEGAGDADAIAGRVAQIRAEIENSDSDYDREKLQERLAKLAGGVAVIKAGAATEVELKERKHRIEDAVRNAKAAVEEGIVAGGGVALIQAAAAAFTTLELEGDEATGASIVKIAVDAPLKQIAVNAGLEGGVVVERVRGLETGHGLNAATGDYEDLLAAGINDPVKVTRSALQNAASIAALFLTTEAVVADKPEKAPAAPAGGDDMGGMGGMGF encoded by the coding sequence ATGGCTAAGCAGATCGCTTTCAACGAGGAGGCCCGTCGCGGGATGGAGCGTGGGCTCAACACCCTCGCCGACACCGTGAAGGTCACCCTCGGCCCGAAGGGGCGCAACGTCGTCCTCGAGAAGAAGTGGGGCGCCCCCACGATCACCAACGATGGTGTGTCCATCGCGAAGGAGATCGAGCTCGAGGAGCCCTACGAGAAGATCGGTGCAGAGCTCGTCAAGGAGGTCGCCAAGAAGACGGACGACGTCGCTGGCGACGGCACCACCACCGCCACCGTGCTCGCCCAGGCGCTCGTGCGTGAGGGCCTGCGCAACGTCGTGGCCGGCGCCAACCCGATCGCCCTCAAGCGGGGCATCGAGAAGGCCGTCGAGGCTGTGACCGCTCAGCTGCTGACCTCCGCCACCGAGGTGGAGACCAAGGAGCAGATCGCGGCGACCGCCGGCATCTCCGCCGGTGACCCGCAGATCGGTGAGCTGATCGCCGAGGCCCTCGACAAGGTGGGCAAGGAAGGCGTCATCACCGTCGAGGAGTCCAACGCCCTGGGCCTGGAGCTCGAGCTCACCGAGGGTATGCGTTTCGACAAGGGCTACCTGTCGGCGTACTTCGTCACCGACCAGGACCGCCAGGAGGCAGTGCTGGAGGACGCCTACGTCCTGCTCGTCGAGTCCAAGATCGCCAACGTCAAGGACATGCTGCCGCTGCTGGAGAAGGTCATCCAGTCCGGTAAGCAGCTGCTGATCATCGCCGAGGACGTCGAGGGCGAAGCTCTCGCGACCCTGGTGCTGAACAAGATCCGCGGCACCTTCAAGTCCGTGGCCGTCAAGGCACCGGGCTTCGGCGACCGCCGTAAGGCCATGCTCAACGACATCGCCATCCTCACCGGTGGCCAGGTCGTCTCCGAGACCGTGGGCCTCAAGCTCGACAACGTCGGCCTCGAGGTGCTCGGAACCGCGCGTCAGGTCGTCGTGACCAAGGACGAGACCACGATCGTCGAGGGTGCCGGCGACGCCGACGCCATCGCCGGGCGGGTCGCTCAGATCCGCGCCGAGATCGAGAACTCGGACTCGGACTACGACCGCGAGAAGCTGCAGGAGCGCCTGGCGAAGCTCGCCGGTGGCGTGGCCGTCATCAAGGCCGGCGCCGCCACCGAGGTGGAGCTCAAGGAGCGCAAGCACCGCATCGAGGACGCCGTGCGCAACGCGAAGGCTGCCGTCGAGGAGGGCATCGTCGCCGGTGGTGGCGTGGCCCTCATCCAGGCCGCTGCCGCCGCCTTCACGACCCTCGAGCTCGAGGGTGACGAGGCGACCGGTGCGTCGATCGTGAAGATCGCCGTGGACGCTCCGCTGAAGCAGATCGCCGTGAACGCCGGCCTCGAGGGTGGCGTCGTGGTGGAGCGGGTGCGTGGCCTGGAGACCGGTCACGGCCTGAACGCCGCCACGGGTGACTACGAGGACCTGCTCGCCGCGGGGATCAACGACCCGGTGAAGGTGACCCGCTCTGCGCTGCAGAACGCCGCCTCCATCGCGGCACTGTTCCTCACCACCGAGGCCGTCGTGGCCGACAAGCCGGAGAAGGCCCCCGCGGCCCCGGCCGGTGGCGACGACATGGGCGGCATGGGCGGCATGGGCTTCTGA
- a CDS encoding DUF4031 domain-containing protein, giving the protein MALLIDPPMWPAHGTRFSHLVSDASLTELHEFAAAAGVSERAFDRDHYDVPERLHAELVARGAERVSARELIRRLRGSGLRVPARDRPAHRRSVLTDRWERTLPGSASLGAELIDRWDEEHRHYHTTAHLLDVLEALDVLCAPDEPPRSVVLAAWFHDAVYQGVAGQDERDSAALAQNVLPRTGISGPEVAEVARLVRVTAEHQVGEHDRNAALLCDADLAVLGRDEAGYRRYLRQVREEYAHVGDADWQTGRSAVVQHLLAQEPLFHTPRGAARWADRARTNLTDELTALRGGPDSTA; this is encoded by the coding sequence GTGGCCCTTCTCATCGATCCCCCGATGTGGCCGGCGCACGGCACCAGATTCTCGCACCTGGTCTCCGACGCCTCGCTCACCGAGCTGCACGAGTTCGCGGCGGCCGCGGGGGTGAGCGAGCGTGCGTTCGACCGGGACCACTACGACGTACCGGAGCGGCTGCACGCCGAGCTCGTGGCGCGCGGTGCTGAGCGGGTCTCAGCACGCGAGCTCATCCGCCGGTTGCGCGGGAGCGGTCTGCGGGTCCCGGCCCGGGATCGGCCCGCGCACCGGCGGTCGGTGCTGACCGATCGCTGGGAACGGACCCTGCCGGGATCGGCGAGCCTCGGAGCTGAGCTGATCGACCGGTGGGACGAGGAACATCGGCACTATCACACGACGGCGCATCTGCTCGATGTGCTCGAGGCCCTCGACGTGCTGTGCGCGCCGGACGAGCCGCCGCGGTCCGTGGTGCTCGCGGCCTGGTTCCATGATGCCGTGTACCAGGGCGTGGCCGGGCAGGACGAGCGGGACTCGGCGGCTCTCGCCCAGAATGTCCTCCCGCGGACAGGCATCTCCGGGCCGGAGGTGGCCGAGGTGGCGCGCCTGGTCCGGGTGACGGCGGAGCACCAGGTCGGCGAGCATGACCGGAACGCTGCGCTGCTCTGTGACGCCGACCTCGCCGTGCTGGGCCGGGATGAGGCCGGCTACCGGCGCTACCTCCGGCAGGTCAGAGAGGAGTACGCACACGTCGGTGACGCCGATTGGCAGACGGGACGCTCCGCCGTCGTGCAGCACCTGCTTGCCCAGGAGCCGCTCTTCCATACACCTCGTGGTGCAGCACGCTGGGCCGACCGGGCGCGCACGAACCTCACCGACGAGCTCACCGCACTGCGCGGCGGGCCGGACTCCACGGCATGA
- a CDS encoding WXG100 family type VII secretion target, translated as MARFEVDSAEVARAGANARNSATVIQTEVTNMMRHLTALQSSWRGNASTAFTGLLTDWRATQQQVESSLEQISMALDAGAREYEGAESNTMRMFAR; from the coding sequence ATGGCCCGATTCGAGGTTGACAGCGCGGAAGTGGCTCGCGCGGGAGCGAACGCCCGCAACTCCGCCACCGTGATCCAGACCGAGGTGACGAACATGATGCGGCACCTCACGGCCCTGCAGAGCTCCTGGCGTGGGAACGCATCCACCGCCTTCACCGGGCTGCTGACCGACTGGCGCGCCACGCAGCAGCAGGTGGAGAGTTCCTTGGAGCAGATCTCCATGGCACTGGATGCGGGCGCACGCGAGTACGAAGGCGCGGAGTCGAACACGATGCGCATGTTCGCGCGCTGA
- a CDS encoding MogA/MoaB family molybdenum cofactor biosynthesis protein has translation MAVGVPAVVITVSDRCAAGAREDRSGPAAAALLGDAGYSVAPVTVVPDGADAVEQAVRAALDQGARLVLTTGGTGIAPRDRTPEGTARVLDRELPGIAEQIRRCDADTVPTSILSRGVAGVVGVALVVNAPGSVNGVTSAVQVLLAVAPHVLDQLDGGDHP, from the coding sequence ATGGCAGTCGGCGTACCAGCGGTAGTGATCACGGTCTCGGACCGGTGTGCTGCCGGTGCGCGCGAGGACCGTTCTGGTCCGGCCGCGGCTGCACTGCTCGGCGATGCCGGTTACTCCGTGGCCCCGGTGACCGTCGTGCCGGACGGGGCGGACGCCGTCGAACAGGCGGTTCGGGCCGCCCTCGACCAGGGTGCCCGCCTGGTGCTCACCACGGGAGGGACCGGAATCGCCCCGCGGGACCGTACGCCGGAAGGCACAGCGCGCGTGCTGGACCGGGAGTTGCCGGGCATTGCCGAGCAGATCCGCCGCTGCGACGCTGACACGGTGCCCACGTCGATCCTCAGTCGCGGTGTGGCGGGGGTGGTCGGTGTGGCCCTGGTGGTCAACGCCCCGGGTTCGGTGAACGGGGTGACCTCCGCCGTGCAGGTGCTGCTGGCCGTGGCCCCGCATGTGCTGGACCAGCTCGACGGCGGTGATCACCCGTGA
- a CDS encoding molybdenum cofactor biosynthesis protein MoaE has product MAIARISPTVLDIAAHQDAVTGPQDGALASFVGTVRDHSPDAAGQVQRLEYVAHPAAEEVLEQLAAQVSARHDGVTIAVSHRTGDLDVGEVAIVACAASAHRAAAFDACQDVVETVKAELPMWKKQVLVDGSHTWVGAL; this is encoded by the coding sequence GTGGCGATCGCCCGAATCTCACCCACTGTCCTCGACATCGCCGCCCATCAGGACGCCGTCACAGGACCGCAGGATGGTGCCCTAGCCAGTTTCGTGGGGACCGTGCGCGACCACAGCCCGGACGCGGCCGGGCAGGTGCAGCGCCTGGAGTACGTGGCGCACCCGGCGGCCGAGGAGGTGCTCGAGCAGCTCGCTGCCCAGGTGAGCGCACGGCACGACGGCGTCACGATCGCCGTCAGCCATCGCACCGGTGATCTGGACGTGGGGGAGGTGGCCATCGTGGCCTGCGCTGCCTCGGCACACCGGGCGGCCGCCTTCGACGCGTGCCAGGATGTGGTGGAGACCGTCAAGGCGGAGTTGCCGATGTGGAAGAAGCAGGTTCTCGTGGACGGGTCACACACGTGGGTGGGTGCACTATGA
- the moaA gene encoding GTP 3',8-cyclase MoaA: MTAVSEHLAHPMVDRFGRVHRDLRISLTDKCNLRCAYCMPPEGVPWLSKNNILTTDELVRVAEVAAVLGIEEVRLTGGEPMLRQDAVDVVRRMAAIEGPSGPLEVSMTTNGMALPKHAADLAAAGLARVNISLDTLSKERFHELTHRDRLSDVLAGIDAALAAGLNPVKINAVAMRDVNDDELVDLVRFAARSGCEMRFIEQMPLDAGHVWSRVRMVRGEEILESLEQAFELTPLPGRGAAPAERFLVDGGPTTVGVIRSVTKPFCGACDRVRITADGQLRNCLFAREESDLLTVLRSGGSDDDIATLMHRCIAGKLPGHGIDDPGFLQPDRPMSAIGG; the protein is encoded by the coding sequence ATGACCGCCGTCTCCGAACACCTGGCCCACCCGATGGTCGACCGGTTCGGCCGGGTGCACCGCGACCTGCGGATCTCTCTGACCGACAAGTGCAACCTGCGCTGTGCCTACTGCATGCCCCCGGAGGGTGTGCCGTGGCTGAGCAAGAACAACATCCTCACCACCGACGAGCTGGTCCGCGTGGCCGAGGTGGCGGCGGTGCTGGGCATCGAGGAGGTCCGGCTCACCGGCGGTGAACCGATGCTGCGGCAGGACGCTGTGGACGTGGTCCGGCGGATGGCAGCGATCGAGGGACCGTCCGGTCCGCTCGAGGTGTCCATGACCACGAACGGGATGGCGCTGCCCAAGCATGCCGCCGACCTGGCCGCTGCCGGGCTGGCGCGGGTGAACATCAGCCTGGACACGCTCAGCAAGGAACGCTTCCACGAGCTGACCCATCGGGACCGGCTCAGCGATGTGCTCGCCGGGATCGATGCGGCGCTCGCGGCCGGGTTGAACCCGGTGAAGATCAATGCCGTGGCGATGCGGGACGTCAACGACGACGAGCTGGTGGACCTGGTGCGCTTCGCCGCCCGCTCCGGATGCGAGATGCGGTTCATCGAGCAGATGCCGCTGGATGCCGGGCACGTCTGGTCCCGGGTGAGGATGGTGCGCGGCGAGGAGATCCTCGAGTCGCTGGAGCAGGCCTTCGAGCTCACGCCACTGCCGGGCCGTGGCGCTGCCCCGGCGGAGCGCTTCCTCGTCGACGGCGGACCCACCACCGTGGGCGTGATCCGTTCGGTGACGAAGCCGTTCTGTGGGGCGTGCGACCGGGTGCGGATCACCGCCGACGGACAGCTGCGGAACTGTCTGTTCGCCCGGGAGGAATCAGACCTGCTGACGGTGCTGCGCTCCGGCGGGAGCGACGACGACATCGCCACGCTCATGCACCGCTGCATCGCCGGGAAACTGCCCGGGCACGGCATCGACGACCCGGGTTTCCTGCAACCGGACCGCCCGATGAGCGCGATCGGTGGCTGA
- a CDS encoding inositol monophosphatase family protein codes for MDTAALLDLLKETAATVITPRFRALASEEVIEKSPGDLVTVADRESEVVITDALRAAYPDALILGEEATAADPSLIDAFAAAEHSFTIDPVDGTKNFVHGSPDHAVMLSELRGSEVVRALIWQPEHQVAWVAEKGAGAYRNGERLSAVPRDTDPAQLRGATSSVLNSSAAPAELPPMQDSWWCAGVDYPNLATGTIDYIAYRRDWPWDHAPGSLLVTEVGGHMGRLDGGPYDPRVLTPWLIAAASEEIYEAVRGPIAAALA; via the coding sequence ATGGACACTGCCGCTCTGCTCGATCTGCTCAAGGAGACAGCCGCAACCGTCATCACCCCGCGGTTCCGCGCCCTGGCCAGTGAGGAGGTGATCGAGAAGAGCCCCGGTGACCTCGTCACCGTGGCCGACCGGGAGTCCGAGGTGGTGATCACCGACGCGCTGCGCGCGGCCTACCCGGACGCACTGATCCTGGGGGAGGAGGCCACCGCGGCTGACCCGAGCCTCATCGACGCCTTCGCAGCGGCCGAGCACAGTTTCACCATCGACCCGGTGGACGGCACGAAGAACTTCGTGCACGGCTCTCCCGACCACGCGGTGATGCTCTCCGAGCTGCGCGGGTCCGAGGTGGTGCGGGCGCTGATCTGGCAGCCCGAGCATCAGGTGGCCTGGGTGGCCGAGAAGGGCGCCGGTGCCTACCGCAACGGCGAGCGACTCTCTGCCGTTCCGCGCGACACGGACCCGGCGCAGTTGCGGGGAGCCACCTCGTCCGTGTTGAACTCCTCCGCTGCGCCGGCCGAGCTGCCACCGATGCAGGACTCCTGGTGGTGCGCCGGGGTGGACTACCCGAACCTGGCCACCGGCACGATCGATTACATCGCCTACCGGCGGGACTGGCCGTGGGACCACGCGCCGGGGTCGTTGTTGGTGACCGAGGTCGGCGGGCACATGGGGCGTCTGGACGGCGGCCCGTACGACCCGCGGGTGCTCACCCCGTGGCTGATCGCGGCTGCGTCGGAAGAGATCTACGAGGCCGTCCGCGGTCCGATCGCTGCCGCGCTCGCCTGA
- a CDS encoding MoaD/ThiS family protein translates to MTEVRYFAAAAEAAGRHGESLAANSVGELRSLMIERHGEGLERVLTRCSLLVDGVVTDDATSLEENDVVDVLPPFAGG, encoded by the coding sequence ATGACTGAGGTGCGGTACTTCGCCGCGGCGGCCGAGGCCGCTGGCCGGCATGGCGAGTCCCTGGCCGCGAACAGCGTGGGCGAGCTTCGCTCGCTGATGATCGAGCGGCACGGCGAGGGTTTGGAGCGAGTGCTCACCCGCTGCTCGCTGCTCGTGGACGGCGTGGTGACCGACGACGCCACCTCGCTCGAGGAGAACGACGTGGTCGACGTACTGCCGCCTTTCGCCGGCGGCTGA
- a CDS encoding DUF6457 domain-containing protein, with protein sequence MTQLPRAWDAVVLAGGRGTRLGGVRKPELQVAGRTLLDHALDAVDGARSTVVVGPADLPVPAAIGHTQEEPAFGGPVAALAAGLAELPERDGWVLLLAADLPRAEEAVAALAGADFEAATHGVCLRDPDGRWQWLAGVYRRSALESALGALPTVRDASLRRLLGPLRLQGISAHPGMLLDVDTKADLEVARSAEHDLADSEERPRPRRTEQQMNQDLPPIQEWVRHACTELGVDPELVDLRALLDMTRDVAHHVDRPAAPVTAYLVGLAVASRASASPETVRDVVSRAGDLARNWEKERRDD encoded by the coding sequence GTGACGCAGCTGCCTCGGGCCTGGGACGCCGTCGTGCTCGCCGGCGGGCGCGGCACCCGCCTGGGCGGGGTGCGTAAACCGGAGCTGCAGGTGGCTGGGCGCACCTTGCTGGACCATGCGCTCGACGCGGTGGACGGGGCGCGCAGCACCGTGGTGGTAGGCCCGGCAGACCTGCCCGTTCCGGCTGCGATCGGGCACACCCAGGAGGAACCGGCCTTCGGTGGACCGGTCGCTGCCCTGGCTGCCGGTCTCGCGGAGCTGCCCGAGCGGGACGGGTGGGTGCTGCTGCTTGCCGCCGACCTGCCCCGCGCGGAAGAGGCGGTCGCCGCCCTCGCCGGCGCCGACTTCGAGGCCGCCACCCACGGGGTGTGCCTGCGCGACCCGGACGGCCGCTGGCAGTGGCTCGCCGGGGTGTACCGACGTTCTGCCCTGGAGAGCGCCCTGGGGGCGCTGCCGACGGTGCGCGACGCCTCGCTGCGGCGCCTGCTCGGACCGTTGCGGTTGCAGGGCATCAGCGCGCACCCGGGCATGCTGCTCGATGTGGACACCAAAGCGGACCTGGAAGTGGCCCGGTCCGCCGAGCACGATCTGGCAGACTCGGAGGAACGACCGCGCCCACGGCGAACGGAGCAGCAGATGAACCAGGACCTGCCCCCGATCCAGGAGTGGGTGCGCCACGCGTGCACCGAGCTGGGGGTCGATCCCGAGCTCGTCGATCTGCGTGCGCTGCTGGACATGACCCGGGACGTCGCTCATCACGTCGACCGGCCGGCCGCACCGGTGACGGCGTACCTGGTGGGGCTGGCCGTGGCCTCCCGGGCGAGCGCATCACCGGAGACGGTGCGGGACGTCGTCAGCAGGGCGGGCGACCTCGCCCGGAACTGGGAGAAGGAGCGTAGAGATGACTGA